In the Oscillospiraceae bacterium genome, GGACGCCAGCGAAGCTTTCCGCAATGTGGACGACCTGCCCAACTGCGGCGGCCACGGCGGTGCCGCTTCTGATTATCTGGACAGCCTGCGCACCCAGGCCTGCAAGGATATCTCCACGATGTTCAACGCCGAGGGCGGCTGCATCGCCACTTCGATGACCGCTTCCATCATCGTTTTCGATGTTTCCGAGGCCATCATCGCCAACGTGCCCGGCACCAACGTCGTCACCACCGAGCTGGAGCATCCCTCCGCTTTCGATGGCTGCGCCGTCCCCGCTGAGAAGTACGGTAAGGAACTGCGTGTTGCCAAGACCAACCCCCGCACCGGCACCATCGACCCGATGGATGTCGTCAAGCTGGTCGACAAGGACACCTGCCTGTTGAGCGTCATCATGACCTCCAACATCACCGGCGCCGTCCTGGATATCGAGACCATCGCCCGTGAAGCCCGTAAGATCAAGCCTGATCTGTTCATCATCTGCGATTCCGTCCAGCACACTCCCCACGGTCTGACCGATATGAAAGCCTGGGGCCTGGATTGCGTCAACTTCGCTCCCTACAAGTTCGGCGGTGCCCGCGGCTTGGGCGTTGGCTGGCTGAGCGACCGCGTTATGAACCTGCCCCACCGCAAGCTCATCCGCGAGAAGCAGAGCAACTGGGAAATGGGCGGCTGCGCCCCCGGTATGTACGCCATGCTGAGCGCCATCTTCAACTACGTCTGCTGGATCGGCGAGCACTTCACCGACTCCCAGGACCGCCGCACCCTCTATGTTGAGGGCATGAACCGCATCATGCTGCACGAGCGTGCCCTGCTGTACCGCCTGCTGCACGGCTCTGATGAGGTCAAGGGCCTGCTGGACCTCGAGGGCGTCAACGTCGCTGTTGAAATGCCCGACCTGACCCAGCGCGATCTGATCGT is a window encoding:
- a CDS encoding aminotransferase class V-fold PLP-dependent enzyme — encoded protein: MSEINDIIKNGQLMPADLTAQIRDKYYHVDVDPFTKSKRLFFDNSGGSFRLKDASEAFRNVDDLPNCGGHGGAASDYLDSLRTQACKDISTMFNAEGGCIATSMTASIIVFDVSEAIIANVPGTNVVTTELEHPSAFDGCAVPAEKYGKELRVAKTNPRTGTIDPMDVVKLVDKDTCLLSVIMTSNITGAVLDIETIAREARKIKPDLFIICDSVQHTPHGLTDMKAWGLDCVNFAPYKFGGARGLGVGWLSDRVMNLPHRKLIREKQSNWEMGGCAPGMYAMLSAIFNYVCWIGEHFTDSQDRRTLYVEGMNRIMLHERALLYRLLHGSDEVKGLLDLEGVNVAVEMPDLTQRDLIVPIVFDKLTCEQASRAYEKAGVVVHERTDASLYSARQVNSINQHGIVRISPLHCHTYEDIDEFLKITAEIAK